The following coding sequences are from one Eucalyptus grandis isolate ANBG69807.140 chromosome 11, ASM1654582v1, whole genome shotgun sequence window:
- the LOC120289993 gene encoding LOW QUALITY PROTEIN: transcription factor bHLH3-like (The sequence of the model RefSeq protein was modified relative to this genomic sequence to represent the inferred CDS: inserted 3 bases in 2 codons), translating into MGEKFWANEDDKRVVESVVGREACELLISSGNAASDVTLPGDLGVQQGLAQLVEGSNWNYAVFWHSASLRSGRITLIWGDGHCCDPKVGSAEDGSSHQNVKSDRVEKKEELNKLVLQKFHSSFGGSSDDNFAARLNGVSDVEMFYLSSMYFSFQSDSAYGPMGSLKANRVIWASDAPTCLDHYQSRSFLAKSAGFQTVAFVPLKNGVVELGSVKVIPEEQKVVEMVRTLLGGPASNKTKVLPKIFGQELSLGGVKPQSVTINFSPKVEDDPMFPSETFDAQRVDSNQFHGGTSNGYPSDNEAKLFSHSNQIVIGGFSPQTRMSGLEQHKDESSHHADDRKPRXRGRKPANGREEPLNHVEAERQRREKLNQRFYALRAVVPNISKMDKASLXGDAITYINDLQTKIKVLETEKDMVNGTHNPQLVPDVQVRHDDTVVTVSCPLDAHPASEVIKTLRNHQVAPECDVSMKDGGNEVMHTFSIRTQVGGAEQLKEKLVAALSK; encoded by the exons ATGGGTGAGAAGTTTTGGGCAAATGAAGATGACAAGAGGGTGGTTGAGTCTGTGGTGGGCAGAGAGGCGTGCGAGCTTTTGATATCTTCTGGAAATGCTGCATCTGATGTTACCTTGCCTGGTGATTTGGGTGTGCAACAAGGGCTAGCTCAGCTTGTAGAGGGGTCTAATTGGAATTATGCTGTTTTCTGGCATTCTGCAAGCTTACGATCTGGCAGAATCACCTTAATTTGGGGCGACGGACATTGTTGTGACCCAAAGGTTGGTTCAGCTGAAGATGGAAGCTCCCACCAAAATGTCAAATCAGATAGAGTTGAGAAAAAGGAGGAATTGAACAAGTTGGTGTTGCAGAAGTTTCATAGCAGTTTTGGCGGGTCTTCAGACGATAATTTTGCCGCAAGGTTGAATGGAGTCTCAGATGTGGAGATGTTTTATCTGTCCTCGATGTACTTTTCTTTTCAGTCTGATTCTGCATATGGTCCTATGGGCTCTTTGAAGGCCAATAGAGTAATTTGGGCTTCGGACGCACCGACTTGTTTGGATCATTATCAATCGAGGTCATTCCTTGCAAAGTCAGCTGGCTTTCAGACGGTGGCATTTGTGCCTTTGAAAAATGGTGTTGTGGAGCTTGGTTCAGTCAAAGTGATTCCAGAAGAACAAAAAGTTGTAGAGATGGTTAGGACATTGTTGGGAGGTCCTGCTTCTAACAAAACGAAGGTACTTCCGAAAATTTTTGGGCAGGAATTGAGTTTGGGCGGTGTTAAACCTCAATCAGTGACCATCAACTTCTCCCCCAAGGTGGAAGATGATCCCATGTTTCCTTCAGAAACGTTTGACGCACAGAGAGTtgattcaaatcaatttcatgGGGGTACATCAAATGGATATCCTAGTGACAATGAGGCCAAACTGTTTTCGCATTCAAACCAAATTGTCATTGGGGGTTTCAGTCCTCAGACAAGAATGTCTGGCTTGGAGCAACACAAGGACGAGTCATCTCACCATGCTGATGACCGAAAACCAC AAAGAGGAAGGAAGCCTGCTAACGGGAGAGAAGAGCCACTCAATCATGTGGAAGCAGAACGCCAGAGGCGAGAGAAGCTTAATCAGCGGTTTTATGCATTAAGAGCTGTCGTTCCCAACATCTCCAAGATGGACAAGGCATCGCT CGGCGATGCCATTACATATATCAATGATCTCCAGACGAAAATCAAGGTCCTTGAAACTGAGAAGGATATGGTTAACGGTACGCATAATCCGCAGCTAGTGCCTGATGTTCAGGTGAGACATGATGACACAGTTGTGACGGTGAGTTGTCCCTTGGATGCTCATCCAGCTTCTGAAGTCATAAAAACTTTGAGAAATCATCAGGTTGCTCCAGAATGTGATGTCTCCATGAAGGATGGTGGTAACGAAGTGATGCATACATTTTCCATCAGGACTCAAGTTGGCGGTGCTGAGCAACTGAAAGAGAAGCTTGTGGCTGCTCTTTCAAAGTAA